The Salvia miltiorrhiza cultivar Shanhuang (shh) chromosome 1, IMPLAD_Smil_shh, whole genome shotgun sequence genome has a window encoding:
- the LOC131006882 gene encoding stress-response A/B barrel domain-containing protein HS1-like produces MEDCKREAKHIFLAKFKEGVTEEQIEECIKRLISLVDLFPSLKAFNWGKEMGIANFHQGFTHVFESTFESAEGLAGFMSHPHHHDYANFLLPQLEKFVAFDFQPTKVQP; encoded by the exons atggaggatTGCAAGAGAGAAGCAAAGCATATATTTCTTGCAAAGTTCAAAGAAGGAGTAACTGAGGAGCAAATTGAAGAATGCATCAAACGGTTAATCAGCCTTGTTGATCTTTTTCCTTCACTCAAGGCCTTCAATTG GGGTAAAGAGATGGGCATTGCAAACTTTCATCAAGGTTTCACTCATGTCTTTGAATCAACATTTGAAAGTGCGGAAGGTCTTGCTGGGTTTATGTCTCATCCGCATCATCACGATTATGCCAATTTCTTGCTGCCTCAACTAGAAAAGTTTGTTGCATTTGATTTCCAACCCACGAAAGTCCAACCTTAA